One window of Methanobacterium alkalithermotolerans genomic DNA carries:
- a CDS encoding sulfide-dependent adenosine diphosphate thiazole synthase has protein sequence MAIFSSASEKDVTKAIVSEFADELIEYIESDVIIVGGGPSGLYAAKKLAESGVKTLIIESNNYLGGGFWIGGYLMNKLTVRAPGQKVLDEIGVPYTQFKEGLYVADGPHACSKLIASACDAGVKIINMTKFDDVVLRDDRVSGIVMNWTPVSALPRAITCVDPVAIESKLVIDATGHDAVVVNSLEERGLLKTPGYQSMWVEKSEDAIVENTQEVYPGLLVTGMAVATAYGQPRMGPTFGGMLLSGDRVAELALEILKNKSDFKASKDAVKASK, from the coding sequence ATGGCAATATTTTCCAGTGCATCTGAAAAAGATGTAACTAAGGCAATCGTCTCAGAATTTGCCGACGAATTAATAGAATACATTGAAAGTGATGTTATAATAGTAGGTGGAGGCCCCAGTGGTCTTTATGCAGCTAAAAAACTGGCTGAATCTGGAGTAAAAACCTTAATAATTGAAAGTAACAATTATCTGGGGGGAGGATTCTGGATTGGTGGATACCTGATGAACAAACTCACCGTCCGTGCCCCGGGACAAAAAGTTTTAGATGAAATCGGAGTACCTTACACCCAATTTAAAGAAGGACTTTATGTAGCAGACGGACCTCATGCCTGTTCCAAGTTAATTGCCAGTGCCTGTGATGCTGGTGTTAAAATCATAAATATGACCAAATTTGATGATGTGGTTTTAAGAGATGATCGGGTTTCAGGCATAGTTATGAACTGGACCCCTGTTTCGGCCCTACCCCGGGCTATAACCTGTGTGGATCCCGTAGCCATAGAATCAAAACTGGTTATAGATGCCACTGGACATGACGCAGTAGTGGTTAATTCCTTAGAAGAGAGAGGTCTTTTAAAAACACCAGGATACCAGTCCATGTGGGTGGAAAAATCAGAAGATGCCATTGTGGAAAATACCCAGGAAGTATACCCGGGACTGCTGGTTACGGGAATGGCTGTGGCCACCGCCTATGGACAACCACGTATGGGACCCACCTTTGGAGGTATGCTCTTATCTGGAGATCGAGTAGCAGAACTAGCCCTGGAAATTCTTAAAAATAAGAGTGATTTTAAAGCATCTAAAGATGCAGTAAAGGCCAGTAAATAA
- a CDS encoding trans-sulfuration enzyme family protein — MRFKTKSVHAGRKPDPVTGAISTPIYQTSTFVFDDYKQPKEHDYSRTSNPTRSSLESALAILEGGHDGFAFSSGMSAISTTLHLLKAGDHVVSCDDIYGGTYRLFAEILPKFGIDFTFVRLDNEDVLRDAIKPNTRMIWSETPSNPLLNITDLEMVSQVAQESNQDILTVADNTFATPYFLKPIEWGIDLVVHSTTKYLNGHSDVIGGAVITTSPELSEDIHFLLNGLGTNAPPFDSWLILRGLKTLPLRMKQHAAAAQAVAEFLDDHPRTEEVFYPGLSSHPGHDIARRQMKGFGGVVSFNLKNEVKPFLNKLKIFSLAESLGGADSLVEHAATMSHASMTPLARKKAGISDKLIRLSIGLEDQDDLIEDLSLALE, encoded by the coding sequence ATGAGATTTAAAACAAAATCAGTACATGCTGGCCGAAAACCGGATCCTGTTACCGGGGCTATTTCAACCCCTATTTATCAGACTTCCACTTTCGTATTTGATGATTATAAACAACCCAAAGAACATGACTATTCCCGTACCAGTAACCCTACTCGCAGTAGCCTGGAAAGTGCCCTGGCCATTTTAGAAGGAGGCCATGATGGCTTTGCTTTTTCCAGTGGAATGTCTGCTATCTCCACCACTCTCCATCTTTTAAAAGCAGGAGATCACGTGGTTTCCTGTGATGATATATACGGAGGTACATATCGTTTATTTGCGGAAATCCTGCCTAAGTTTGGTATTGACTTCACTTTCGTGCGACTTGATAATGAGGATGTTCTTAGAGATGCAATAAAACCCAACACTAGAATGATTTGGAGTGAAACACCTTCCAATCCCCTTTTAAATATCACTGATTTGGAAATGGTTTCCCAGGTGGCCCAGGAAAGTAACCAGGATATTTTAACGGTGGCTGATAACACCTTTGCCACTCCCTACTTTCTAAAACCAATTGAATGGGGCATTGACCTGGTGGTGCACTCCACCACTAAATACCTTAATGGACACAGTGATGTTATAGGAGGAGCAGTCATTACCACATCCCCTGAGCTATCTGAGGATATTCATTTCTTATTAAATGGACTGGGTACTAATGCACCGCCTTTTGATTCCTGGTTGATTTTAAGAGGTCTTAAAACATTGCCTTTGCGAATGAAACAGCATGCTGCCGCTGCCCAGGCAGTGGCGGAATTTTTAGATGATCATCCCCGGACTGAAGAAGTATTCTATCCCGGATTATCTTCCCATCCCGGGCATGATATTGCCCGAAGACAAATGAAAGGATTTGGGGGAGTGGTATCTTTTAATTTAAAAAATGAGGTGAAGCCATTCTTAAATAAACTGAAGATATTTTCTCTGGCGGAGTCATTAGGTGGTGCTGATTCTTTGGTGGAACATGCTGCTACCATGAGCCATGCTTCCATGACTCCTCTGGCACGTAAAAAAGCAGGGATAAGTGATAAGTTAATCCGGCTTTCAATTGGATTAGAAGATCAGGATGATTTAATTGAAGACTTATCCCTAGCCTTGGAATAA
- a CDS encoding CBS domain-containing protein: MKVKEIMDKDFISVSPDQELVQVSLEMEKSRKFTTPVVDENMVLVGWITSLDVTRGLRENLKTVADVMHSKESVIHIHEDDPARMAVLETSQHKLVSMPVLGDNDVVVGLVRTYDIVDNLSHLYEIKVAKIFEAMEQELKGVSWDELMEAAAIITRRRTGHRIKPQEYEQRIKDSTFGEAIWATGGLEKFFVGLIAIGELVIARKVARARK; encoded by the coding sequence ATGAAAGTTAAAGAGATTATGGATAAGGATTTTATTAGTGTGTCCCCGGATCAGGAGCTGGTGCAGGTTTCCCTTGAAATGGAAAAAAGCCGTAAATTCACCACTCCTGTGGTTGATGAGAACATGGTACTGGTGGGTTGGATTACTTCCCTGGATGTTACCCGTGGATTAAGGGAGAATCTTAAAACAGTTGCTGATGTAATGCATAGCAAGGAATCGGTAATCCATATCCATGAGGATGACCCGGCCCGGATGGCGGTACTGGAGACCTCACAGCATAAATTAGTAAGTATGCCGGTTTTAGGTGATAATGATGTGGTGGTGGGTCTGGTGCGCACCTATGATATTGTGGATAACCTCTCCCATCTCTATGAAATAAAGGTAGCCAAGATATTCGAGGCCATGGAACAGGAGCTAAAAGGGGTCAGCTGGGATGAACTCATGGAAGCCGCGGCAATCATCACCCGGCGTAGAACCGGCCACCGGATAAAACCACAGGAATATGAACAGAGAATAAAGGATTCAACCTTTGGAGAAGCCATATGGGCTACAGGTGGGTTGGAAAAATTCTTTGTAGGTTTAATAGCTATTGGGGAACTGGTTATTGCTCGTAAGGTAGCCAGGGCCCGGAAATAA
- the thiI gene encoding tRNA uracil 4-sulfurtransferase ThiI, with product MDYELLLLRYGEIGVKSPPVRRRFENRLIYNIKASLDCKIINDGGRFLLYSANLEKALQKIPKIFGIVSYSPAVETTSQKDEIKKTLQIYVHYLVEKKIFSGEDSFAIRARRVGEHDFTSQEIAAYCGSVVYGITKSPVDLTNPDFEIFVEVRGDKTFIYHEKIQGPGGLPVGTQGKVISLVSGGIDSPVATYLMMKRGCEVTILNFNNAPFTEPSQKVIKIVKKLKEYASGSQLKLYQVKYGPFLKKCQEEAPERMTCVLCKSGMYQVAGMLAKIEGALAIVDGSSLGQVASQTLPNILATRYSSPLPLLSPLIGLDKLEISAIGEKIGTFEISTLPDSGCKAAPRYPETNAILEKVLEVQEEIEMESSLREVYSTITQIEV from the coding sequence ATGGATTATGAATTATTATTGCTAAGATATGGAGAGATTGGTGTAAAAAGTCCTCCTGTAAGGAGAAGGTTTGAAAATAGACTTATCTATAATATTAAAGCCTCTCTGGATTGTAAAATTATTAATGATGGAGGTAGATTTTTATTATATAGTGCTAATCTGGAAAAAGCACTCCAAAAAATACCTAAAATTTTTGGCATTGTTTCCTATTCTCCCGCAGTAGAAACCACATCCCAAAAAGATGAAATCAAAAAAACACTGCAAATTTATGTACATTACCTGGTTGAAAAAAAGATATTTTCAGGCGAAGATTCATTTGCAATCCGGGCTCGTAGAGTCGGTGAACATGATTTCACCAGCCAGGAAATAGCAGCCTACTGCGGATCAGTGGTATATGGGATTACCAAATCCCCGGTGGATTTAACCAATCCTGATTTTGAAATTTTTGTAGAAGTACGAGGAGATAAAACTTTTATCTATCATGAAAAAATCCAGGGCCCAGGGGGTTTACCTGTTGGTACCCAGGGAAAAGTCATATCCTTAGTATCAGGTGGTATAGATTCACCTGTGGCCACTTACCTCATGATGAAAAGGGGATGTGAGGTCACCATTTTAAATTTCAACAATGCACCATTTACTGAACCTTCACAAAAAGTTATTAAAATAGTTAAAAAATTAAAAGAATATGCTTCTGGCTCCCAATTAAAACTTTATCAGGTTAAATATGGACCATTCCTTAAAAAATGCCAAGAAGAAGCACCAGAAAGAATGACCTGTGTACTATGCAAAAGTGGAATGTACCAGGTGGCCGGGATGCTGGCCAAAATTGAAGGAGCTCTGGCCATAGTTGATGGTAGTAGTTTAGGTCAGGTAGCTTCCCAGACCCTTCCTAATATTCTGGCCACCAGATATTCTTCCCCCCTCCCTTTACTCAGCCCCCTGATAGGTCTTGATAAACTGGAGATTTCAGCAATTGGTGAGAAGATAGGTACTTTTGAGATTTCCACCTTACCTGATAGTGGATGTAAAGCCGCTCCCCGTTATCCAGAAACCAATGCTATACTAGAAAAAGTTTTGGAAGTTCAGGAGGAGATTGAAATGGAATCTTCACTCCGTGAGGTGTATTCCACCATTACCCAGATAGAAGTATAA
- the thiS gene encoding sulfur carrier protein ThiS, with the protein MEVEFQDAILTFKKSLTVKELLDNLQLNPLTVIVKKNSHIALENTILNPGDKIKIIQVIYGG; encoded by the coding sequence ATGGAAGTCGAATTTCAGGATGCTATCCTAACTTTTAAAAAAAGCCTCACAGTTAAGGAACTTCTGGATAACCTCCAGTTAAATCCCTTAACGGTGATAGTTAAAAAAAATAGCCATATTGCTCTGGAAAACACCATATTAAATCCAGGGGATAAAATAAAAATCATTCAGGTAATTTACGGTGGATAA
- a CDS encoding DUF2769 domain-containing protein, translating into MSKIPKNEETMLKCICSSCSSYTKCMEEGTLGVFCSVGDARDCLKDVVNCDCSECSVPSSYGFSSSFHCRDGSADQQ; encoded by the coding sequence ATGTCCAAAATACCTAAGAATGAGGAAACCATGCTAAAATGCATCTGCAGTTCCTGTTCTTCATATACTAAGTGTATGGAAGAAGGTACTTTAGGTGTATTTTGTTCTGTAGGCGATGCTAGAGATTGCTTAAAGGATGTTGTTAATTGCGATTGCAGTGAATGTTCAGTTCCATCTAGCTATGGTTTTTCCAGTTCATTCCATTGTCGAGACGGATCAGCTGATCAACAATAA